The following are from one region of the Paracoccus sp. S3-43 genome:
- a CDS encoding SUMF1/EgtB/PvdO family nonheme iron enzyme, with the protein MHATVVLLAGAVAGALGLSLWPLDHRAAPDPARPDLPRMVRLDPQPFEHRLDGDWRQAGRSTDAPVQVSRIPAPVEIMETAVSTGQWQDCVAAGACLAPGGPVDRPDLPVTGVSWLDAVAYADWLSAQTGQVWRLPADVEWAYAATEMFRDDALGLSSDPDNPAVRWLAEYAADAARSRELDREIRPVGSLNVNSKGVRDIGGAVWEWTSTCLRRVDQDASGAILRQDDICGIYIVEGLHRAAVADFVRDPNSGGCSVGVPPANLGFRLVREIAG; encoded by the coding sequence ATGCACGCCACCGTTGTTCTGCTGGCCGGGGCCGTCGCCGGCGCGCTTGGCCTGTCGCTGTGGCCGCTGGACCATCGCGCCGCCCCCGACCCGGCCCGTCCCGACCTGCCCCGGATGGTGCGGTTGGACCCGCAGCCCTTCGAACACCGCCTGGACGGCGACTGGCGCCAGGCGGGCCGGTCCACCGATGCGCCCGTGCAGGTGAGCCGGATCCCCGCCCCGGTCGAGATCATGGAAACCGCCGTCAGCACCGGCCAATGGCAGGATTGCGTGGCGGCGGGCGCCTGCCTTGCGCCGGGCGGTCCTGTCGACCGCCCCGACCTGCCGGTGACGGGGGTCAGCTGGCTGGACGCGGTGGCCTATGCCGATTGGCTGTCGGCGCAGACCGGGCAGGTCTGGCGCCTGCCCGCCGATGTCGAATGGGCCTATGCGGCGACCGAGATGTTTCGCGACGACGCCCTGGGCCTGAGCAGCGATCCCGACAACCCGGCGGTCCGCTGGCTGGCGGAATATGCCGCCGACGCGGCCCGCAGCCGCGAGCTGGACCGCGAAATCCGCCCGGTGGGCAGCCTGAACGTCAATTCGAAGGGCGTCCGCGATATCGGCGGGGCGGTCTGGGAATGGACCTCGACCTGCCTGCGCCGGGTTGATCAGGACGCCTCGGGCGCGATCCTGCGCCAGGACGACATCTGCGGCATCTATATCGTCGAAGGGCTGCACCGCGCCGCCGTCGCCGATTTCGTGCGCGATCCCAATTCCGGCGGCTGCTCGGTGGGGGTGCCCCCCGCCAACCTGGGTTTCCGCCTGGTCCGAGAGATCGCGGGCTGA
- a CDS encoding Crp/Fnr family transcriptional regulator translates to MAIDVSQVRNLPLFRQMEPAALARLMARATPRRVAQGGLVFEQGAEAVAFYLLLHGRLKVTQVTPDGQQVMVRVVHPGDLFGFARALARPDYPGTARAAVESIVVGWPMADWDAVVENNPRLAINAMQTIGQRLDEAHTRLREMSTQEVERRVAHAVLRLAEKAGRIEPAGTRIDFPITRQDIAEMTGTTLHTVSRLLSSWESQGLVEGGRQKLTVVDTEGLARIADPED, encoded by the coding sequence GTGGCAATCGACGTATCCCAGGTGCGCAACCTGCCCCTGTTCCGGCAAATGGAACCGGCGGCCCTGGCGCGCCTGATGGCGCGCGCCACGCCGCGCCGGGTGGCGCAGGGGGGGCTGGTCTTCGAACAGGGGGCCGAGGCGGTCGCGTTCTATCTGCTGCTGCACGGGCGGCTGAAGGTGACGCAGGTGACGCCCGACGGCCAGCAGGTGATGGTCCGCGTGGTCCATCCGGGCGACCTGTTCGGCTTTGCCCGCGCGCTGGCCCGGCCCGACTATCCCGGCACCGCGCGCGCCGCCGTCGAATCCATCGTGGTGGGCTGGCCGATGGCCGACTGGGACGCAGTGGTGGAAAACAACCCTCGCCTGGCGATCAACGCCATGCAGACCATCGGCCAGCGCCTGGACGAAGCCCATACCCGGCTGCGCGAGATGTCCACCCAGGAGGTCGAGCGCCGCGTGGCCCATGCCGTCCTGCGCCTGGCCGAAAAGGCCGGCCGGATCGAGCCGGCGGGCACCCGCATCGACTTTCCCATCACCCGCCAGGACATCGCGGAAATGACCGGCACCACGCTGCACACCGTCTCGCGGCTCTTGTCCTCGTGGGAAAGCCAGGGCCTGGTCGAGGGCGGGCGGCAGAAGCTGACCGTGGTCGATACCGAGGGCCTGGCCCGCATCGCCGACCCCGAGGATTAA
- a CDS encoding pseudoazurin — MKRALFLAVPTPALVLALALSGTAFAAEHEVHMLNKGEAGMMVFEPAFVKAEPGDVIHFVPTDKSHNVEAIKEILPAGVEPFKSKINEEYSLTVTEPGLYGVKCTPHFAMGMVGLIQVGDAPANLDAARTAKMSKKARERMDAEIAQVQ; from the coding sequence ATGAAACGCGCCCTCTTCCTTGCCGTCCCGACCCCCGCCCTGGTCCTCGCCCTGGCCCTGTCCGGCACAGCCTTCGCCGCCGAGCACGAGGTCCACATGCTCAACAAGGGCGAGGCCGGGATGATGGTGTTCGAGCCTGCCTTCGTGAAGGCCGAGCCCGGCGACGTGATCCACTTCGTCCCCACCGACAAGAGCCACAATGTCGAGGCGATCAAGGAGATCCTGCCCGCGGGCGTCGAGCCGTTCAAAAGCAAGATCAACGAGGAATATTCGCTGACCGTGACGGAACCCGGCCTTTACGGTGTCAAGTGCACGCCGCATTTCGCGATGGGCATGGTGGGGCTGATCCAGGTGGGCGACGCGCCCGCGAATCTGGACGCCGCCAGGACCGCGAAGATGTCGAAGAAGGCGCGCGAGCGCATGGACGCGGAAATCGCCCAGGTCCAGTGA
- a CDS encoding Crp/Fnr family transcriptional regulator, producing the protein MSMKLSAAHRQIACQSRLFSTLPADLRERLLDAAHGVHLRRGQVLFQHGDSAAAIHVVAEGWMKLYRIAPNGAEAVVGVMTRGQSFGEPIALRQAAYPVSAEAVTACDLIAVPAQVFLTLLKTHPEAAISILSATFMHLQGLVEQIEQLKARSGAQRVAEFLLELCPEGAESATVVLPYDKALIAGRLGMKPESLSRAFARLRELGVRVNQSSAAISSVSRLQDLALADAFGAISRVM; encoded by the coding sequence ATGAGCATGAAACTGTCTGCTGCCCACCGCCAGATCGCCTGCCAGTCGCGGCTGTTCTCGACCCTGCCCGCCGACCTGCGCGAGAGGCTGCTGGATGCGGCCCATGGCGTGCATCTGCGGCGTGGGCAGGTGCTGTTCCAGCATGGCGACAGCGCCGCCGCCATCCATGTCGTCGCCGAGGGCTGGATGAAGCTGTATCGGATCGCCCCCAACGGCGCCGAGGCGGTGGTGGGCGTGATGACCCGCGGCCAGAGCTTCGGCGAACCGATCGCGCTGCGCCAGGCGGCCTATCCCGTGTCGGCCGAGGCCGTGACCGCCTGCGACCTGATCGCGGTTCCCGCGCAGGTCTTCCTGACCCTGCTCAAGACCCATCCCGAGGCGGCGATTTCCATCCTGTCGGCGACCTTCATGCACCTGCAGGGCCTGGTCGAACAGATCGAGCAGCTGAAGGCCCGGTCCGGGGCGCAGCGGGTGGCGGAATTCCTGCTGGAACTGTGCCCCGAGGGCGCGGAAAGCGCGACCGTGGTGCTGCCCTATGACAAGGCGCTGATCGCCGGGCGGCTGGGCATGAAACCCGAAAGCCTGTCGCGCGCCTTCGCCCGGCTGCGCGAACTGGGCGTGCGCGTGAACCAGTCGAGCGCGGCGATATCCTCGGTCTCGCGGTTGCAGGATCTGGCGCTTGCCGATGCCTTCGGGGCGATCAGCCGGGTCATGTGA
- a CDS encoding cytochrome C oxidase subunit IV family protein encodes MSAPTRTWLILIGLTAATLALAPLPGPAAMAGLLAVAWFKARAILGGFLHLRDAPGWLAALTVPLALWMAVIWGLAALAFT; translated from the coding sequence ATGAGCGCGCCGACCCGGACCTGGCTGATCCTGATCGGGCTGACGGCGGCGACCCTGGCCCTGGCGCCGCTGCCGGGACCGGCGGCGATGGCCGGGCTGCTGGCGGTCGCCTGGTTCAAGGCTCGCGCGATCCTGGGCGGGTTCCTGCACCTGCGCGACGCGCCGGGCTGGCTGGCGGCGCTGACGGTGCCGCTGGCCCTGTGGATGGCGGTGATCTGGGGACTGGCCGCGCTGGCCTTCACATGA
- a CDS encoding cytochrome c oxidase subunit 3, whose amino-acid sequence MDIDDLPGELIMWILIGSELLVFAAGITAMMAMQLTDPSGFAAARGMLDGRMAALNTVVLVTSGLFAARAERAAAAGNRRAARLALLPAALGGVVFLAIKALEYSRDLTAGAGMDSHPFFTFYFLLTGFHAAHVIAGIAVLGLVAIRARPDAVQAGAMFWHMVDLVWVMILPPIYLMGHAS is encoded by the coding sequence ATGGACATCGACGATCTGCCCGGCGAGCTGATCATGTGGATCCTGATCGGGTCGGAACTGCTGGTCTTCGCGGCGGGCATCACGGCGATGATGGCGATGCAGCTGACCGATCCGTCCGGTTTCGCCGCCGCGCGGGGGATGCTGGACGGGCGGATGGCGGCGCTGAACACGGTGGTGCTGGTCACCTCGGGCCTGTTCGCGGCCCGCGCCGAACGGGCGGCCGCCGCGGGCAACAGGCGCGCGGCGCGGCTGGCGCTGCTGCCCGCCGCACTGGGCGGGGTGGTGTTCCTGGCGATCAAGGCGCTGGAATATTCGCGCGACCTGACGGCCGGGGCGGGGATGGACAGCCATCCCTTCTTCACCTTCTATTTCCTGCTGACCGGCTTTCACGCCGCCCATGTGATCGCCGGCATCGCCGTGCTGGGCCTGGTCGCGATCCGCGCCCGGCCGGACGCCGTGCAGGCGGGGGCGATGTTCTGGCACATGGTCGATCTGGTCTGGGTGATGATCCTGCCGCCGATCTATCTGATGGGCCACGCATCATGA
- a CDS encoding VWA domain-containing protein, giving the protein MAHLDIAPWEPEETVGKLWHLLASRLDPPQHFPDAAVRFDEMRGRIAVLFRGLGGDADVELKPVALQSSRHRMSWRRKLAFDAEHVARASFDGEALRLPVELGVFPDRAENEALYLWLAAASAHAPAFAAEPDPLRADLAAIASGVAMTRATLEAAPGLRRTWQRLCAAHLALRQRPALRGTEAAVEGLVRHLLGDPTPPESGLLRDYAHPPAHWAAPRGYRPVLPVPMWPDLRGLGRGVPDEVATAPTDGTPEESGDGTARKTRRLKADQAERKDSIILYKFEAMLTWAEMLNINRRVEDDDLDNAKKAANDHEEIVLGQISKAPATKLKLHLDLAPEDVDRERIAGRFTYPEWDARGGVWMPDHCRVLAAPVEPAPDYAGVTDPAARRRIEAVKRQFQALRPARLIRHAQPDGDDLDLDAALRSVTDLRATGRGSDRIWQQARPENRDLAVSILLDVSRSTESAVTGRPVIDIAREALTALAWGLDACGDRFAVQGFSSLKRDRVWIHDCKSFAEPMGRTVEARIHALRPGFYTRLGTAIRHASAGLAAEGRSRRLMIVITDGKPNDLDHYEGRHGIEDSAMAVREARRAGHAVFGITIDKGAQSWFPRIFGQGGFSVIRDPDRLTTALPDIYRQLVM; this is encoded by the coding sequence ATGGCCCATCTGGACATCGCCCCCTGGGAACCCGAGGAAACGGTCGGCAAGCTGTGGCACCTGCTGGCCTCGCGCCTGGATCCGCCGCAGCATTTCCCCGACGCCGCCGTGCGCTTCGACGAGATGCGCGGCCGGATCGCCGTGCTGTTCCGGGGTCTGGGGGGCGATGCCGATGTCGAATTGAAGCCCGTGGCGCTGCAATCCAGCCGCCACCGCATGTCCTGGCGCCGCAAGCTGGCCTTCGACGCCGAACATGTCGCCCGCGCCAGCTTCGACGGAGAGGCGTTGCGCCTGCCCGTCGAACTGGGCGTCTTTCCCGACCGGGCCGAGAACGAAGCGCTTTATCTGTGGCTGGCCGCTGCCTCCGCCCATGCGCCCGCCTTTGCCGCCGAACCCGACCCGCTGCGCGCCGATCTGGCCGCGATCGCCTCGGGCGTCGCCATGACCCGCGCCACGCTTGAGGCCGCGCCGGGCCTGCGCAGGACGTGGCAGCGGCTGTGCGCCGCCCATCTGGCGCTGCGCCAGCGTCCCGCCCTGCGCGGGACCGAGGCCGCCGTCGAGGGGCTGGTGCGTCACCTGCTGGGCGATCCGACGCCGCCGGAATCCGGCCTGCTGCGCGATTACGCCCATCCGCCCGCCCATTGGGCCGCGCCGCGCGGCTATCGCCCCGTCCTGCCGGTGCCGATGTGGCCCGACCTGCGCGGCCTGGGCCGTGGCGTCCCCGACGAGGTCGCGACCGCCCCCACCGACGGCACCCCCGAGGAATCGGGCGACGGCACCGCCCGCAAGACCCGGCGGCTCAAGGCCGACCAGGCCGAGCGCAAGGACAGCATCATCCTGTATAAATTCGAGGCGATGCTGACCTGGGCCGAGATGCTGAACATCAACCGCCGGGTCGAGGACGACGACCTGGACAACGCCAAGAAGGCCGCGAACGACCACGAGGAAATCGTGCTGGGCCAGATCAGCAAGGCCCCGGCGACCAAGCTGAAGCTGCATCTGGACCTCGCGCCCGAGGACGTGGACCGCGAACGCATCGCCGGCCGCTTCACCTATCCCGAATGGGACGCGCGCGGCGGCGTCTGGATGCCGGATCATTGCCGCGTGCTGGCCGCGCCAGTCGAACCCGCGCCCGATTACGCGGGCGTGACCGACCCCGCCGCCCGCCGCCGGATCGAGGCGGTAAAGCGCCAGTTCCAGGCGCTGCGCCCGGCCAGGCTGATCCGCCACGCCCAGCCCGACGGCGATGATCTGGATCTGGACGCCGCGCTGCGCTCTGTCACCGACCTGCGCGCCACCGGCCGGGGCAGCGACCGCATCTGGCAACAGGCCCGGCCCGAAAACCGCGACCTCGCGGTGTCGATCCTGCTGGACGTATCGCGGTCGACGGAAAGCGCCGTCACCGGCCGCCCGGTCATCGACATCGCGCGCGAGGCTCTGACCGCGCTGGCCTGGGGGCTGGACGCCTGCGGCGACCGATTCGCGGTCCAGGGGTTCTCGTCGCTGAAACGCGACCGGGTGTGGATCCACGACTGCAAGTCCTTCGCCGAACCCATGGGCCGAACCGTCGAGGCGCGCATCCACGCCCTGCGCCCCGGCTTCTATACCCGGCTGGGCACGGCAATCCGCCACGCCTCGGCCGGGCTGGCCGCCGAAGGCCGGTCGCGGCGGCTGATGATCGTCATCACCGACGGCAAGCCCAACGATCTGGACCATTACGAGGGCCGCCACGGCATCGAGGACAGCGCCATGGCCGTGCGCGAGGCGCGCCGGGCCGGGCACGCGGTCTTCGGCATCACCATCGACAAGGGCGCGCAAAGCTGGTTCCCCCGCATCTTCGGACAGGGCGGATTCTCGGTGATCCGCGATCCCGACCGGCTGACGACCGCGCTGCCGGACATCTATCGCCAGTTGGTGATGTGA
- a CDS encoding CbbQ/NirQ/NorQ/GpvN family protein, which produces MDGTFTLKGADAPFYLPQGDECDIFAAAHAKDLPLLLKGPTGCGKTRFVAHMAARLGRRLYTVACHDDLSAADLIGRYLLKGGETVWVDGPLTRAVREGAICYLDEVVEARKDVAVVLHPLTDDRRILPIDRTGEELHAAPGFMLVASYNPGYQNIMKTLKPSTRQRFLSVEFTFPRPEHEIPVVARESGLDQDRVSLLVRLAGKLRGLKGQDLEEGVSTRLVVYAATLIAGGMDMDRAIRAALIEPLTDDADIRKGLQDLVVAVLG; this is translated from the coding sequence ATGGACGGAACATTCACCCTGAAGGGGGCCGACGCCCCCTTCTACCTGCCCCAGGGCGACGAATGCGACATCTTCGCCGCCGCCCATGCCAAAGACCTGCCCCTGCTGCTGAAAGGCCCGACCGGCTGCGGCAAGACCCGCTTCGTCGCGCATATGGCGGCGCGGCTGGGGCGGCGGCTGTATACGGTCGCCTGCCACGACGACCTGTCGGCGGCGGATCTGATCGGGCGCTATCTGCTGAAGGGCGGCGAGACCGTCTGGGTCGACGGCCCGCTGACCCGCGCCGTGCGCGAAGGCGCGATCTGCTATCTGGACGAGGTGGTCGAGGCCAGGAAGGACGTGGCCGTGGTCCTGCACCCGCTGACCGACGACCGCCGCATCCTGCCCATCGACCGCACGGGCGAGGAACTCCACGCCGCGCCGGGCTTCATGCTGGTCGCCAGCTATAACCCCGGCTATCAGAACATCATGAAGACGCTGAAACCCTCCACCCGGCAACGCTTCCTGTCGGTCGAATTCACCTTTCCGCGTCCCGAACACGAAATTCCCGTGGTGGCGCGCGAAAGCGGGCTGGACCAGGATCGCGTGTCGCTGCTGGTGCGGCTGGCGGGCAAGCTGCGCGGGCTGAAGGGCCAGGATCTGGAGGAAGGCGTCTCCACCCGCCTGGTGGTCTATGCGGCGACCCTGATCGCGGGCGGCATGGACATGGACCGCGCCATCCGCGCCGCCCTGATCGAGCCGCTGACCGACGATGCCGACATCCGCAAGGGCTTGCAGGATCTGGTCGTCGCGGTGCTGGGTTAA
- a CDS encoding cbb3-type cytochrome c oxidase subunit I, with translation MKYQSQRIALAYIYVALTLFAVQVTMGLIIGYIYVNPNFLSEIMPFSIGRMLHTNALIVWLLTGFFGAAYFLIPEEAEREIHSVKAAYIQLAILVIGTVGVVFTYFFDLFSNHFLLGRQGREFLEQPMWVKAGIVVAALIFLWNVTMTVLKGRKTVISSILLIGLWGLALLFLFSFYNPDNLGLDKQYWWNVVHLWVEGVWELIMASILGFLMLKLTGVDREVVEKWLYVIVATALFSGILGTGHHYYWIGLPAYWQWIGSIFSSFEVVPFFAMMAFAFVMVWKGRRDHPNKAALLWSLGCSVLAFFGAGVWGFLHTLHGVNYYTHGTQVTAAHGHLAFYGAYVCLNLALFTYALPILRRRDPYNQVLNMAAFWLMSGGMLFMTFVLTFAGTLQTHLQRVLGQYYMEVQDQIVLFYWMRLGAGAAVVVGAYLLIYSLLMPRREMVRPGPVERDRLAHNPDNIPAE, from the coding sequence ATGAAATATCAGTCACAACGAATCGCGCTGGCCTATATCTATGTCGCGCTGACCCTGTTCGCCGTCCAGGTGACGATGGGCCTCATCATCGGCTATATCTATGTCAATCCGAACTTCCTGTCGGAAATCATGCCCTTCAGCATCGGCCGGATGCTGCACACCAACGCGTTGATCGTCTGGCTGCTGACCGGCTTCTTCGGCGCCGCCTATTTCCTGATCCCCGAGGAAGCCGAGCGGGAGATCCATTCGGTCAAGGCCGCCTATATCCAGTTGGCGATCCTGGTGATCGGCACGGTGGGCGTGGTGTTCACCTATTTCTTCGACCTGTTCTCGAACCACTTCCTGCTGGGCCGCCAGGGCCGCGAGTTCCTGGAACAGCCGATGTGGGTCAAGGCGGGCATCGTCGTCGCCGCGCTGATCTTCCTGTGGAACGTCACCATGACGGTGCTGAAGGGCCGCAAGACGGTCATCAGCTCGATCCTGCTGATCGGGCTGTGGGGCCTGGCGCTGCTGTTCCTGTTCTCGTTCTACAACCCCGACAACCTGGGGCTGGACAAGCAATACTGGTGGAACGTCGTCCACCTGTGGGTCGAGGGCGTCTGGGAACTGATCATGGCGTCGATCCTGGGCTTCCTGATGCTGAAGCTGACCGGCGTCGACCGCGAGGTCGTTGAAAAATGGCTGTATGTCATCGTCGCGACCGCGCTGTTTTCCGGCATCCTCGGGACCGGGCACCATTATTACTGGATCGGGCTGCCCGCTTACTGGCAGTGGATCGGCTCGATCTTCTCGTCCTTCGAGGTGGTGCCGTTCTTCGCCATGATGGCCTTCGCCTTCGTGATGGTCTGGAAGGGGCGGCGCGACCATCCGAACAAGGCCGCCCTGCTGTGGAGCCTGGGCTGTTCGGTGCTGGCCTTCTTCGGCGCGGGCGTCTGGGGGTTCCTGCACACGCTGCACGGGGTGAACTATTACACCCACGGCACGCAGGTCACCGCCGCCCACGGGCACCTGGCCTTCTATGGCGCCTATGTCTGCCTCAACCTGGCGCTGTTCACCTATGCCCTGCCGATCCTGCGCAGGCGCGATCCCTATAACCAGGTGCTGAACATGGCGGCCTTCTGGCTGATGTCGGGCGGGATGCTGTTCATGACCTTCGTGCTGACCTTCGCGGGCACGCTGCAAACCCATCTGCAACGTGTCCTGGGACAATACTACATGGAGGTTCAGGACCAGATCGTCCTGTTCTACTGGATGCGCCTGGGCGCCGGGGCCGCGGTGGTCGTCGGAGCCTATCTGCTGATCTATTCGCTGCTGATGCCGCGCCGCGAAATGGTCCGCCCCGGCCCGGTCGAACGCGACCGCCTGGCCCACAACCCCGACAACATCCCGGCGGAGTGA
- a CDS encoding cytochrome c: MREVLTKSMARNIFYGGSLFFILIFIGLFIHGHWYIVNVSTDKETLTESVVHGKHVWESKACVNCHSILGEGAYFAPEVGNVMVRWGVQDDPEAAFETLKAWMEAQPSGIEGRRQMPQFNLEDEDIRGLSDFLLWTSKIKTQNWPPNDAG, encoded by the coding sequence ATGCGCGAAGTCCTGACAAAGAGCATGGCCCGGAATATCTTTTACGGCGGGTCGCTGTTCTTTATCCTCATCTTCATCGGCCTGTTCATTCACGGCCACTGGTATATCGTCAACGTCTCGACCGACAAGGAAACGCTGACCGAAAGCGTGGTCCACGGCAAGCATGTCTGGGAATCCAAGGCCTGCGTGAACTGCCATTCGATCCTGGGCGAAGGCGCCTATTTCGCGCCCGAGGTCGGCAATGTCATGGTCCGCTGGGGCGTTCAGGACGATCCCGAAGCCGCCTTCGAGACGCTGAAGGCCTGGATGGAAGCGCAGCCGTCCGGCATCGAGGGCCGCCGCCAGATGCCGCAGTTCAACCTGGAAGACGAGGACATCCGCGGCCTGTCCGACTTCCTGCTGTGGACCAGCAAGATCAAGACGCAGAACTGGCCGCCGAACGACGCCGGTTGA
- a CDS encoding alpha-amylase family protein, giving the protein MAEADEWWKNAVIYGVDVERFCDSDGDGVGDFAGLTGRLDHLARLGVTCVWLLPFFPSTNRDNGYDITDYLQVDPRYGTFDDFLDFVVQAGARGIRVILDLVAQHTSDRHPWFLSARHDARSPFRDYYVWTDHPPRPTAGRGPMFPGQEDAIWTHDPVAQQYYYHRFYRFQPSLNHENPAVWTELERIIDFWMSFGIAGFRLDAAAHMIEKPLDPQGGKDREHRVLRDIFRHVTACNPDALIMSEVDEDESVLPEFFDGRQMNAMLNFSLNNHLLHALAVGRARPLLDGLARLPPPPQNGVWANFLRNLDEADLERLDPGGYDDTVAALGPDEDMRIFGRGLRRRLAPMLGGDGPRLRMAFSLLFAMPGAPLICYGDEIGMGEDLSQPGRNALRSPMQWTRGRNGGFSSAAKSRLTQPVVTGAFGPDRVNAEDQWQDDGSLLNHVARLAAIRLEHPSIGWRECRPLGDTPDGVVALRYGAADHDLVILHNLSDKPARLDLDLGATCRGQAAALLGEALDSQDGRLRITLPGYDFRWSKWPHQHPMTIRARAV; this is encoded by the coding sequence ATGGCCGAGGCGGACGAATGGTGGAAGAACGCCGTCATCTATGGCGTCGACGTGGAACGCTTCTGCGACAGCGACGGCGACGGGGTGGGCGATTTCGCCGGGCTGACCGGCAGGCTGGACCACCTGGCCAGGCTGGGGGTGACCTGCGTCTGGCTGCTGCCGTTCTTTCCGTCCACGAACCGCGACAACGGCTATGACATCACGGACTATCTGCAAGTCGATCCGCGTTACGGCACTTTCGACGATTTCCTGGACTTCGTGGTCCAGGCCGGCGCCCGAGGGATCCGCGTCATCCTGGACTTGGTGGCGCAGCATACCTCGGACCGCCATCCCTGGTTCCTGTCGGCCCGCCACGACGCCAGGTCGCCCTTTCGGGACTATTATGTCTGGACCGACCACCCGCCCCGGCCCACCGCCGGACGCGGGCCGATGTTTCCGGGGCAGGAGGACGCCATCTGGACCCATGACCCGGTGGCGCAGCAATATTACTATCACCGCTTCTATCGCTTTCAGCCCAGCCTGAACCACGAGAACCCGGCCGTCTGGACCGAACTGGAACGGATCATCGACTTCTGGATGAGCTTCGGCATCGCCGGTTTCCGCCTCGACGCCGCCGCGCATATGATCGAAAAGCCGCTGGATCCGCAGGGCGGCAAGGACCGCGAACACCGCGTGCTGCGCGACATCTTCCGCCATGTCACCGCCTGCAACCCCGACGCCCTCATCATGTCCGAGGTGGACGAGGACGAATCGGTGCTGCCCGAATTCTTCGACGGCCGGCAGATGAACGCGATGCTGAACTTTTCGCTGAACAACCACCTGCTGCACGCCCTGGCCGTGGGCCGCGCCCGGCCGCTGCTGGACGGGCTGGCCCGCCTGCCGCCGCCGCCCCAGAACGGCGTCTGGGCCAATTTCCTGCGCAACCTGGACGAGGCCGACCTGGAACGGCTGGATCCCGGCGGCTATGACGACACCGTCGCCGCCCTTGGCCCCGACGAAGACATGCGCATCTTCGGGCGCGGGCTGCGCCGCAGGCTGGCGCCGATGCTGGGCGGCGACGGCCCCCGGCTGCGGATGGCGTTCAGCCTGCTGTTCGCGATGCCCGGCGCGCCGCTGATCTGTTATGGCGATGAGATCGGCATGGGCGAGGATCTGTCCCAGCCCGGCCGCAACGCCCTGCGCAGCCCCATGCAATGGACCAGGGGCCGCAACGGCGGCTTTTCCTCTGCCGCCAAGTCGCGGCTGACGCAGCCCGTCGTGACCGGCGCCTTCGGCCCGGACCGGGTGAATGCCGAAGACCAGTGGCAGGATGACGGATCGCTGCTGAACCATGTCGCGCGGCTGGCCGCGATCCGGCTGGAACACCCCTCGATCGGGTGGCGCGAATGCCGCCCCCTCGGCGATACGCCGGACGGCGTGGTCGCGCTGCGCTATGGCGCCGCCGACCATGACTTGGTGATCCTGCACAACCTGTCCGACAAGCCCGCGCGGCTGGATCTGGATCTGGGCGCGACCTGCCGGGGCCAAGCCGCCGCCCTTCTGGGCGAGGCCCTGGACAGCCAGGACGGCCGCCTGAGGATCACCCTGCCCGGATATGATTTCCGCTGGTCGAAATGGCCGCATCAACATCCCATGACCATCCGCGCCCGCGCCGTCTGA